A genomic window from Gambusia affinis linkage group LG16, SWU_Gaff_1.0, whole genome shotgun sequence includes:
- the ghsra gene encoding growth hormone secretagogue receptor a, whose amino-acid sequence MPSWPNDSECLPRNCSWEETYNTTSSADQPAPPLNYYTIPLLTFITVTCSLLFLVGVAGNVMTILVVSKYRDMRTTTNLYLCSMAVSDLLIFLCMPLDLYRMWKYRPWRFGDALCKLFQFVSESCTYSTILNITALSVERYLAICFPLRAKALVTKRRVRALICVLWTVSLFSAGPVFVMVGVVRDNVEPLNLTSRINTTGLLLDVGDTRECRMTHYAVESGLMGAMVWLSSVFFFMPVFCLTVLYSLIGRRLWQRHRETNMSSRVAHRDKSNRQTIKMLVVVVLAFVLCWLPFHVGRYLHFRALDDPSPLLSVLSHYCSLLSVVFFYLSAAINPILYNTMSWKYRGAAARLFGLTDGQPSRCRTASTLKGDGSNGWTESTVSF is encoded by the exons ATGCCCTCCTGGCCCAATGACTCGGAGTGCCTCCCGCGTAACTGCAGCTGGGAGGAGACCTACAACACCACGAGCAGCGCCGACCAGCCCGCGCCTCCGCTCAACTACTACACAATCCCTCTCCTCACGTTCATCACCGTCACCTGCTCGCTGCTGTTTCTGGTTGGAGTGGCCGGGAATGTCATGACCATCCTGGTGGTGAGCAAGTACAGGGATATGCGCACCACCACCAACCTCTACCTGTGCAGCATGGCTGTGTCTGACCTGCTTATTTTCCTTTGCATGCCGCTGGACCTCTACCGCATGTGGAAGTACCGGCCCTGGCGCTTCGGAGACGCGCTCTGCAAACTCTTCCAGTTCGTGTCCGAGTCTTGCACGTACTCAACCATCCTGAACATCACCGCGCTGTCGGTGGAGCGCTACCTGGCCATCTGTTTCCCGCTGCGCGCCAAAGCTCTGGTCACCAAAAGGCGAGTGCGCGCACTGATCTGTGTCCTGTGGACGGTGTCCCTGTTTAGCGCAGGGCCTGTGTTTGTCATGGTAGGAGTGGTGAGGGACAATGTGGAACCACTAAACCTCACGTCCCGGATTAATACGACTGGCTTGCTTCTGGATGTTGGAGACACCCGAGAGTGCAGGATGACGCACTACGCCGTTGAATCAGGCCTGATGGGGGCCATGGTGTGGCTgagctctgtgtttttcttcatgcCAGTGTTCTGTCTGACGGTACTGTACAGTCTCATTGGCCGTCGTCTGTGGCAGAGGCACAGGGAGACGAACATGAGCTCCCGTGTGGCTCACAGAGACAAAAGCAATAGGCAGACCATCAAGATGCTGG tGGTGGTCGTGTTGGCCTTCGTTCTGTGCTGGTTGCCCTTCCACGTGGGCCGCTACCTGCATTTCCGCGCCCTGGACGATCCTTCTCCGCTGCTGTCCGTGCTATCCCACTACTGCAGCCTACTGTCTGTCGTGTTCTTCTATCTGAGCGCGGCGATAAATCCGATCCTCTACAACACCATGTCGTGGAAGTACCGGGGTGCGGCAGCGCGCCTGTTCGGCCTGACCGACGGACAGCCGTCCCGGTGCCGCACAGCCAGCACCTTGAAGGGCGACGGCTCAAACGGCTGGACAGAATCCACTGTGAGCTTTTGA